The Candidatus Methylomirabilota bacterium genomic sequence GCCGCCGCCGAAGAAGTAGGGAGCCGACGACATGGCAGACGAAGCGGTCGAGAAGACAGCCGAGAAGGACGAGGCCAAGGCCCCGGCGGCGCCGCGCAAGGGCGGGCGCAAGCGCGAGCGCAAGGAGGTCCGGGTGGGGATCGCGCACGTCCAGGCCACGTTCAACAACACGATCGTGACCCTCACGGACAAGATGGGCAACGTGGTCTCCTGGGCCAGCGCGGGCAGCGTGGGGTTCAAGGGCTCGCGGAAGAGCACGCCCTTCGCCGCCCAGACGGCGGCGGAGAACGCCGCCCGCAAGGCCATGGATCTCGGGCTCAAGCAGGTGGAGGTGTTCGTGCGGGGTCCGGGGTCCGGCCGCGAGGCCGCCATCCGGTCGCTCCAGGCCGTGGGCCTCGAGATCACCGCCATTCGTGACGTGACGCCGATCCCGCACAACGGGTGCCGTCCGCCCAAGCGGCGACGGGTGTAGGGGAGGAGGCCCCAGTGGCGCGATATCGAGCTGCAGCCTGCCGGCAGTGCCGGCGCGAGGGCATCAAGCTGTTCCTGAAGGGGGCGCGCTGCTTCACGGAGAAGTGCGCGATCGAGCGCCGGAACTACCCGCCGGGGCAGCACGGGCTCTCCCGGACGAAGGCCACGAACTACGGCATCCAGCTGCGCGAGAAGCAGAAGGCCAAGCGCATCTACGGGGTCCTGGAGACTCAGTTCCGCCGCTACTTCGCCATGGCGGAGCGAGAGCGTGGCGTGACGGGCGAGAACCTGCTCAAGCTGCTCGAGCGACGGCTGGACAACGTGGTCTTCCGACTGGGCATGGCCGCCTCCCGCCGCGAGGCCCGGCAGATGGTGGGGCACGGGCACATCCAGGTCAACGGACACAAGGTGTCGATACCCTCGTACATCGTCAAGGTGGGCGAGGTGGTGCAGCTCCGGCCGACCTCCAAGATGCAGGAGCGCGTGGTCGACAATCTCGGGGCCGGCCGCGGGGCGGTGCCCGCGTGGCTCGAGGTAGACGTGAACGAGAAGAAAGGCACCGTGCGCGGGTTGCCCATCCGGGAGGACATCCAGATCCCGGTGCAGGAGCAGCTGATCGTCGAGCTGTTCTCGAAGTAAGACCGCGAGCGCGCGGAAGAAGGGAACGTATGGCACGGATTCCATTTCAGAAGCCGAAGACGATCGAGTGGGAGATCCTGTCGGACCGCTACGGCCGGCTGGTGGCCGAGCCCTTCGAGAAGGGATATGCCCTGACCGTCGGCAACTCTCTGCGGCGCACGCTGCTCAGCATCATTCCGGGCGCGGCGGTGACCTGGGCGCGCATCAAGGGCGTCCGGGACGCCGACACGCCGCTCCCCGGTGTCCCCGAGACTACCCAGGACGTGCTCCTCAACCTGAAGAAGCTCGCCGTCAATGTCCCATCGGGCGAGCCCATGGAGACGCGGCTCGAGGCCACGGGACCCAAGGCCGTCACGGGGGCGGACGTGTCCGAGGCCACGGGCGTCGAGGTTCTGAATCCGGAGCTCGGGATCGCCACCCTCGAGGCGGGGGCGACGCTCGTGATCGACCTCGGTATCGGCATCGGCCGCGGCTACGTGTCGGCCGACCGGCATCCGGCGGGCACCGTGCCGGCCGGGGCCATCGCGCTCGACGCGGCCTTCTCCCCCATCCAGCGCGTCTCGTACAATGTCGAGCCCGCGCGGCTCGGCAAGGTCACGGACTACGAGAAGCTCACCCTCGAGGTGTGGACGAACGGCGCCGTGTCGCCGGATGAGGCCCTGACGCGGGCCGCCGCGCACATGCGCGACCAGTTCACGCTCCTGGCCCCCGAAGGCGGCGAGGAGGAGGAAGAGGAGGCGGAGGCCGCGGGCGAGGGCTTTCTCCACGAGAGCCTCGGCAAGTCGCTCGACGACCTGCCTCTGCCCGCGCGGGCCATCAATGCCCTCAAGAGCGCCGAGATGCAGGTGGTGGCGGATCTCGTTCAGAAGACCGACGAGGATCTCGAGCAGGTGAAGAACCTTGGCGACAAGTCCATCGAAGAGATCAAGGCCGTTCTGGCCGCCATGGGCCTCTCCCTCGGCATGCGGATCGACCCCAACCTCCTGGGGGCCCTCGGGCGCGGAGGGGTGAAATGAGGCATGGCAAGGCGGGGTTCAAGCTCGGGCGGGTCACCCCGCACCGCTGGGCGCTCTTCCGGAACCTTCTCGTGGCCCTCTTCCGCCATGAGCGGATCATGACCACGGAGGCCAAGGCCAAGGCCATCCGGGGGCTCGCGGACCAGATGGTCACGCTGGCCAAGCGCGACAATCTCCACGCGCGCCGGCAGGTGCTCGCCATGGTGCCCGATACCGAAGTCGTGAAGAAGCTCTTCGACGCCATCGCGGCGCGCTTCGGGGACCGCCACGGCGGTTACACGCGGATCCTCAGAGCGGGCACCCGGCCAGGCGACCGTGCTCCCATGGTCGTCCTCGAGCTCGTGGACCGTCCCGAGGTGCCCAAGGAGAAGTCCAAGGCGGACGCCAAGGCCGAGAGGAAGCCCAAGGCCGAGAAGGGCGACAAGGGCGAAGCCTCGGCCCCGGCCCAGAAGGGCCGCCGGAAGAAGGCCGCGGCCGCCGCAGGTTAATTATCGAAGGGGGCCTCGGCGGCCCCCTTCGAGAGTTTACTTCAGGTGGGTCTTGAAGAAGTCGGTGGTGCGCTTCCAGGCGTCGTCGGCATCGGCCTTGTGGTAGGCGGCCTGGTTCTCGTCGTTGAAGAAGGCGTGGTCCCGGCCGGGGTAGATCTTGATCTCGACCTGCTTGCCCGCCTTCTTGATGGCCGCCTCCACCCCGCGCGCGACCTCGGGGCTCACGAAGCCGTCCTTCTCGCCGAAGAGCCCGAGGACGGGACCCGAGAGCTTCGAATAGTCCGGCTTGACGTTCGGGTGTATGCCGTAGAAATTCACCACGGCCCCGATGGAGGGATTGGTGCAGCCCGCGAAGAGGGCGAGCTGGCCGCCCATGCAGAAGCCCACCGCGCCGAGCTTGGCCGTGGAGGAATGTCCCGTCAGGTACTTGGCGGCGCCCCGCAGGTCCTTCTCGGCCTGCTCGATGTTCAGGGCCATGAAGAGCTTGCCCGCGCCGTCCGGCTCGCTCGCCGTCTTGCCGTGGTACATGTCGGGGGCCAGGGCCGAGAAGCCCGCGGCCGCGAACCGGTCGCACACGGCCTTGATGTGCCCCACCAGTCCCCACCACTCCTGGATCACGAGGACGCCCGGGCCCTTGCCGCTCGCCGGCGTGGCGAGGTAGCCGTCCGTGGTGTGCCCGTTGCTCGGAAACTGGACCATCTTTCCTGCCATGGCGAAGGCCTCCTGCGGTTGGAAGGTTTGTCTCTCAGCCGGCCTGGCCCGCCGGCGGCGTGATGCGCACGGTGCGCACGCGGCGTTCGTCCGCCTCGAGCACGGTGAAGGTGTATCCGGACACCTGGAACTCCTCGCCCACGAGCGGGATGCGGTGCACGGTGGCCAGGGCGAGGCCGGCCACCGTCTCGTAGTCGCCCCGGGGCAGGCTCCAGTCGAGCGCATCGTTGAGCTCCTCGATCCGCTCCCGACCCGACACGCGATAGCTGCCGTCGGGCAGCCGCTCGACCATGGCGGGGGTGCGGTCGTGCTCGTCGCGGATCTCGCCCACGATCTGCTCCACGATGTCCTCGATGGTGACGATGCCCACCGCCGCTCCGTACTCGTCCACCACGACCTCGAGCTGGACGCGCGCCTTCTGCATCTCGGTCAGGAGCTCATCGATCCGCTTGGTCTCCGGCGCGTAGGTGGCCGGGCGCATCAGGGTCTTGAGGTCGGGGGCGTCCGCCCCGCGCCGGAGCAGATCCATGGCCGTGACCACGCCCACCAGGTTGAGCTCGCGGTCGGCGAAGACGGGAATGCGGGAGAAGCCGCGCTCCTGCATGAGACGGATGGCCTCGTCCGGGGTGGCCGTCTCCGGGAGCGCGGCCACGTCCACGAGCGGCACCATGATCTCCCGCACGGCCGTGTCGCCGAGCTCGAAGATCTTGTCGATCATCTCGGCCTCGGAGGAGGTGACGTCGGCCTCCTCCGGCTCCAGCTGCAGCAGGAGCTTGAGCTCCTCGCGTGAGACGAATTGCCGCGTGGTCGGCGTGCGGAGCCCCACGGCGTGGAGGAATCCGCCCACCAGCGTCCTCGCTCCCCAGGTCAGCGGGGCCAGGATCACGGCCATCAGCTCGAGGAGCCGGAACAGGCGGCGGATCAGGGCGGTGGCCCGCTCCCGGGCCGCCGTCTTCGGGATGACCTCGCCGAAGATCAGCATGATGGGGGCCAGCCCGATGGTGGCGACAATGGGTGACCAACCGCCCGCGGTCGGGATCAGGGCCCAGGTCAGGAACGTCGTGGCCACGATGTGGGCCACGGTGACGCCCATCATGGCCGTGGCGAGCATGCGCTCGGGATGGCGGAACGCTTCGAGGTAGCGCACGGCGACGGCGTCGCCGCTCTCTGCGAGATGGCGTAGGCGCACCCGATCCGCCGCGAGGAAAGCCATCTCCGCCGCGGAGAGCAGGGCGGTGACGAACACGGCGAGGACGATGGCCCAGACATAGATCATGCCGCGCGGCTCCCGCTCGCCCCGCCGGAGCGCAGGTGGAGGAGCACCTCGACGACCCGCGTGCGCTGGACCTTCTCGACGGCCACGCTGACCTCGTTGGTCTGCGCCTTCTCGCCCTTGTGGGGGACACGCCCGAAGAGATCGAGCACCCAGCCGCCCACCGTGTCGAAGGCGTCGTTGGGAAGGCTCAGCCCAGTGGCGGCATTGAGCTCCTCGATGGAGAGCTTGCCCGAGACACGGTACGTCGTGGCATCCAGCTTCTGGATGAGGCGCTCTTCCTCGTCGAACTCGTCGCGGATCTCGCCCACCAGCTCCTCGAGCAGGTCCTCGAGCGTGACCAGACCCGCGGTGCCGCCGTACTCGTCCACCACGATGGCGAGATGGAGCTTCTTGGCCTGGAACTCGCGCAGGAGGGCGTCGGCCCGCTTGGACTCGGGCACGAAGTAGGGCGGATGCAGGCGCGCCCGGAGGTCGAAGTCCCGGGGCAGGCCGCGGAGGTGGGGTAGGAGATCCTTCGTGTAGAGGACTCCCACGATCTGATCGACCGTCTCGTCGAAGACGGGCACCCTCGAGTGGACGTGCTCGCGCAGCAGGGGCAGGAGCTCGGAGGGCGGAGTGGCCAGGTCCAGGCAGAACATGTCCGGCCGCGGCACCATGACCTCGCGGACCAGAGTGTCCTCGAGCTCGAAGACCTTGTGGATCATCTCGCGCTCGGTGCGATCCACCACGCCTTCGCGCGCGCCCACGTCCACGAGGGTGCGCAGCTCTTCCTCGGAGATCTCGGGCTCTCCCCGCTTCCTTTCCGAGCCCACGAGGCGCAGGGTGAGCGCGGTCACCCCGCTGAGCACCATGCGGACGGGCGAGAGCAGGACGGACAGCCAGGCTACCGGCCGATTGACCCAGGTCGAGTAGCGCTCCGGGTGCTCGACGGCCAGGGTCATGGGCAGCACTTCGCCGAAGACGACGAGGAGCACGATCATGGTGACGATGGCGATGGGCAGGCCCGCGGCGCCGAAGAGCTTGGCCGCGATGAACTCCGCCAGCGCCGAGGCCCCGATGTTGACGAGAGTGATGCCGACGAGCAGGGTGACGAGCAGGTCGTGCGGGCGCGTGAGGAGCGGCTTGAGCGCTCCCTCGTCCGCGGCCTGCGCCTCGGCGAGGCGCTTGAGCCGCGCCCGCCCCAGGGAGAAATAGGCCGCCTCCGCGCCCGTGAGGAGCGCCGAGAGCAGCACCAGGGTGCCGAGGATCAGAAGCTCGAGGAGGCTCAGGCTACTCACGGAAGTGCTCGTAGCCATGCGGCATGGTCGCGGGCTGTCCCGCGCCGTCCACGAACGCGATCCCCGCCTTCAGCCCCTCGATCTCACCGATGACGGTGAGGGCGGCGCCCGTGGCCCGCCGCAGCCCGTGAGCGAGGACCTCGACCGAGGCGGGATCGCACGTCACGAGCAGCTCATAGTCCTCGCCGCCCGCGATGGCCCACACGAGGGCATCGGCCCCGAGATCCCGCGCGATCTCACGAGCATGTCCATCCACCGGTACGCGATCGAGGGCCACGCGGGCCCCCACCCCGCTCTCCCGGCAGATGTGCCCGAGATCCGCGCTGAGCCCGTCGGAGAGATCCATCATGGCGTGGACGCCTGCGGCGGCTCCGAGCCATCGCCCCTCGGACACCCGCGCCGTCGGTCGTAGATGGGCGAGAGCGCACGCCTCGGCGGCGGGGCTCTGCCGGCTCCGCCCGGCCTCGAGGGCGGCGAGTCCCGCGGCCGCGCGGCCGAGGGTTCCCGTGACGGCGATCAGATCACCGGGCTTGGCGGCGGAGCGAAGATGCGGCATGCCCTCGTGCTCGCCCAGCAAGGTGACGTTGACGAACCAGCCCCCGGGAGAGACCGAGGTGTCGCCGCCCACCACGACCACGCCGTGCGGAGCGGCGGCCTGCCGCATGCCGTCGTAGAGCGCCGCGACGTCGGCAGGATTCGCCGGCGCGGGCAGGGCCAGCCCGACCAGCGCCCAGCGCGGGCGGCCGCCCTTGGCGGCGATGTCGGACAGATTCACGGCCATGGCCTTCCA encodes the following:
- the thiL gene encoding thiamine-phosphate kinase, yielding MGNAEPPSSSLPRPSPPGATPSDPSPATELELIRLIRSAMAPGEATGVIMGIGDDTAVLEPTLKTRLLATTDLLIEGVHFRLAWATLVDIGWKAMAVNLSDIAAKGGRPRWALVGLALPAPANPADVAALYDGMRQAAAPHGVVVVGGDTSVSPGGWFVNVTLLGEHEGMPHLRSAAKPGDLIAVTGTLGRAAAGLAALEAGRSRQSPAAEACALAHLRPTARVSEGRWLGAAAGVHAMMDLSDGLSADLGHICRESGVGARVALDRVPVDGHAREIARDLGADALVWAIAGGEDYELLVTCDPASVEVLAHGLRRATGAALTVIGEIEGLKAGIAFVDGAGQPATMPHGYEHFRE
- a CDS encoding hemolysin family protein, yielding MSSLSLLELLILGTLVLLSALLTGAEAAYFSLGRARLKRLAEAQAADEGALKPLLTRPHDLLVTLLVGITLVNIGASALAEFIAAKLFGAAGLPIAIVTMIVLLVVFGEVLPMTLAVEHPERYSTWVNRPVAWLSVLLSPVRMVLSGVTALTLRLVGSERKRGEPEISEEELRTLVDVGAREGVVDRTEREMIHKVFELEDTLVREVMVPRPDMFCLDLATPPSELLPLLREHVHSRVPVFDETVDQIVGVLYTKDLLPHLRGLPRDFDLRARLHPPYFVPESKRADALLREFQAKKLHLAIVVDEYGGTAGLVTLEDLLEELVGEIRDEFDEEERLIQKLDATTYRVSGKLSIEELNAATGLSLPNDAFDTVGGWVLDLFGRVPHKGEKAQTNEVSVAVEKVQRTRVVEVLLHLRSGGASGSRAA
- a CDS encoding DNA-directed RNA polymerase subunit alpha codes for the protein MARIPFQKPKTIEWEILSDRYGRLVAEPFEKGYALTVGNSLRRTLLSIIPGAAVTWARIKGVRDADTPLPGVPETTQDVLLNLKKLAVNVPSGEPMETRLEATGPKAVTGADVSEATGVEVLNPELGIATLEAGATLVIDLGIGIGRGYVSADRHPAGTVPAGAIALDAAFSPIQRVSYNVEPARLGKVTDYEKLTLEVWTNGAVSPDEALTRAAAHMRDQFTLLAPEGGEEEEEEAEAAGEGFLHESLGKSLDDLPLPARAINALKSAEMQVVADLVQKTDEDLEQVKNLGDKSIEEIKAVLAAMGLSLGMRIDPNLLGALGRGGVK
- a CDS encoding hemolysin family protein; this translates as MIYVWAIVLAVFVTALLSAAEMAFLAADRVRLRHLAESGDAVAVRYLEAFRHPERMLATAMMGVTVAHIVATTFLTWALIPTAGGWSPIVATIGLAPIMLIFGEVIPKTAARERATALIRRLFRLLELMAVILAPLTWGARTLVGGFLHAVGLRTPTTRQFVSREELKLLLQLEPEEADVTSSEAEMIDKIFELGDTAVREIMVPLVDVAALPETATPDEAIRLMQERGFSRIPVFADRELNLVGVVTAMDLLRRGADAPDLKTLMRPATYAPETKRIDELLTEMQKARVQLEVVVDEYGAAVGIVTIEDIVEQIVGEIRDEHDRTPAMVERLPDGSYRVSGRERIEELNDALDWSLPRGDYETVAGLALATVHRIPLVGEEFQVSGYTFTVLEADERRVRTVRITPPAGQAG
- the rpsK gene encoding 30S ribosomal protein S11; translation: MADEAVEKTAEKDEAKAPAAPRKGGRKRERKEVRVGIAHVQATFNNTIVTLTDKMGNVVSWASAGSVGFKGSRKSTPFAAQTAAENAARKAMDLGLKQVEVFVRGPGSGREAAIRSLQAVGLEITAIRDVTPIPHNGCRPPKRRRV
- the rplQ gene encoding 50S ribosomal protein L17: MRHGKAGFKLGRVTPHRWALFRNLLVALFRHERIMTTEAKAKAIRGLADQMVTLAKRDNLHARRQVLAMVPDTEVVKKLFDAIAARFGDRHGGYTRILRAGTRPGDRAPMVVLELVDRPEVPKEKSKADAKAERKPKAEKGDKGEASAPAQKGRRKKAAAAAG
- a CDS encoding dienelactone hydrolase family protein, with product MAGKMVQFPSNGHTTDGYLATPASGKGPGVLVIQEWWGLVGHIKAVCDRFAAAGFSALAPDMYHGKTASEPDGAGKLFMALNIEQAEKDLRGAAKYLTGHSSTAKLGAVGFCMGGQLALFAGCTNPSIGAVVNFYGIHPNVKPDYSKLSGPVLGLFGEKDGFVSPEVARGVEAAIKKAGKQVEIKIYPGRDHAFFNDENQAAYHKADADDAWKRTTDFFKTHLK
- the rpsD gene encoding 30S ribosomal protein S4 — protein: MARYRAAACRQCRREGIKLFLKGARCFTEKCAIERRNYPPGQHGLSRTKATNYGIQLREKQKAKRIYGVLETQFRRYFAMAERERGVTGENLLKLLERRLDNVVFRLGMAASRREARQMVGHGHIQVNGHKVSIPSYIVKVGEVVQLRPTSKMQERVVDNLGAGRGAVPAWLEVDVNEKKGTVRGLPIREDIQIPVQEQLIVELFSK